In one Bacillota bacterium genomic region, the following are encoded:
- a CDS encoding response regulator transcription factor, whose translation MDEVRVLIVDDEERIREMIKEYISLEGYIIDEASDGVEALNLFEQNKYSLVVLDVMMPKMDGWSVCREIRKTSHVPIIMLTARGEEYDKLFGFELGVDDYVVKPFSPRELLARMKAVMRRSILPFQDVQRENKAVFEGLVIEFDSRNVYVDGNIVSLTPKEYELLNFFVRNPNRVFSREQLLTEVWSYDFTGDDRTVDTHVKMLRESLGHYRKYIVTVWGTGYKFEAGVRK comes from the coding sequence ATGGATGAGGTAAGAGTTTTGATAGTTGATGATGAAGAGCGCATAAGGGAAATGATTAAGGAATATATCAGCCTTGAGGGATATATTATTGATGAAGCTTCGGATGGAGTTGAAGCATTAAACCTGTTCGAACAAAATAAATACTCGCTTGTTGTGCTCGATGTTATGATGCCTAAAATGGACGGCTGGAGTGTGTGCAGGGAAATCCGGAAAACCTCTCATGTACCTATAATCATGCTGACAGCAAGAGGCGAAGAATACGATAAATTGTTTGGGTTTGAACTAGGAGTGGACGACTATGTTGTAAAGCCTTTCAGCCCGAGGGAACTGCTTGCCCGTATGAAAGCAGTTATGAGAAGGAGTATTTTGCCGTTTCAGGATGTTCAAAGGGAGAATAAAGCTGTCTTTGAAGGCCTTGTTATCGAGTTTGATTCACGGAATGTATATGTAGATGGGAATATTGTCAGCCTTACACCAAAAGAGTATGAACTATTGAATTTCTTTGTCAGGAATCCGAATAGAGTGTTTTCAAGGGAGCAGCTTCTCACAGAGGTCTGGAGTTATGATTTTACAGGAGATGATAGAACCGTGGATACCCATGTAAAAATGTTACGGGAAAGCCTGGGCCATTATAGGAAATATATTGTGACTGTTTGGGGAACAGGCTATAAATTTGAAGCAGGAGTCAGAAAATGA
- a CDS encoding HAMP domain-containing protein yields the protein MKSIGFKLWAGMMALVIIVLVLLWLFQIVFLESFYTGMRVSGVKNEGSSIAKLLGEGNKAEFENKADIFAFNNNLSIELLDLDGSIVYTTGSTGYAGQMPMMRSREKVEAFQEVLAGKEVTIPLSHPRFGNKFMMIGLPVKTSGELTGVLFINMPLAPVEDTVLILKKQLIFITLILLAAALFISYMISRTFTKPILEIKKVSEKMASGDFSDRIKSGSRDEIGKLAETINYMGEELSKIEQLRKDLIANVSHELRTPLSLIRGYAETIRDVSGNVLEKREKQLDIIIEESERLSKIVDDILNLSQMQAGYMNLNPGQFLINKTIEDIIKRYNILSDKTGIKIIFKATGDIMVTADELRIEQVLYNLINNAFNHTPEGGSITVKVINRQDTVKVEVSDTGTGISDEDIKRVWDRYYKADKTSGRKMVGTGLGLAIVKSVLEAHKALYGVESKKGAGTTFWFELNK from the coding sequence ATGAAAAGTATAGGTTTTAAGCTCTGGGCCGGGATGATGGCCCTTGTTATAATTGTATTAGTACTTCTATGGCTTTTTCAGATTGTGTTTCTTGAAAGCTTTTATACCGGTATGAGAGTATCGGGGGTAAAAAATGAAGGTAGTTCCATTGCTAAATTACTTGGCGAGGGAAATAAGGCCGAATTTGAAAACAAAGCAGATATTTTCGCATTTAATAACAACTTGAGCATTGAACTTTTAGACTTGGATGGAAGTATTGTATATACAACAGGCTCGACGGGCTATGCCGGACAAATGCCCATGATGAGAAGTAGAGAAAAGGTTGAGGCTTTTCAGGAAGTTCTTGCCGGAAAGGAAGTAACCATCCCTTTATCTCATCCCCGGTTCGGGAACAAATTTATGATGATAGGACTCCCAGTAAAAACATCCGGAGAATTAACAGGCGTGCTTTTTATAAACATGCCGTTAGCTCCGGTTGAGGATACTGTTTTAATTTTAAAAAAACAGCTTATATTTATTACATTGATTTTGCTTGCTGCAGCACTCTTTATTTCATATATGATCTCCAGAACATTTACGAAACCTATACTTGAGATTAAGAAGGTATCTGAGAAGATGGCTTCCGGCGATTTTTCAGACAGGATAAAATCCGGGAGTAGGGATGAAATCGGTAAACTGGCAGAAACAATCAATTATATGGGAGAGGAACTTTCTAAGATTGAACAGCTTCGTAAAGACTTGATTGCCAATGTATCCCATGAGCTTCGGACACCGTTAAGCTTAATCCGCGGCTATGCAGAGACCATAAGAGATGTCAGCGGAAATGTTCTGGAAAAACGTGAAAAACAGCTTGATATTATTATTGAAGAATCAGAGCGGCTAAGTAAGATTGTGGATGATATTCTTAACCTTTCACAGATGCAGGCAGGGTACATGAACTTAAATCCGGGACAGTTTTTGATAAACAAAACAATAGAGGATATAATTAAAAGATATAATATTTTAAGTGATAAGACAGGTATTAAGATTATATTTAAAGCTACCGGGGACATAATGGTAACAGCTGATGAGTTGAGAATAGAACAGGTATTGTATAATCTTATAAATAATGCTTTCAACCACACACCGGAAGGGGGAAGCATAACGGTTAAAGTGATTAATCGTCAAGACACTGTTAAAGTCGAGGTATCAGATACTGGAACGGGCATCTCAGATGAGGACATCAAGCGTGTGTGGGACAGGTACTATAAAGCAGACAAAACAAGCGGAAGGAAAATGGTGGGTACAGGACTTGGACTTGCTATCGTAAAAAGCGTACTTGAGGCACATAAGGCTTTATATGGTGTAGAAAGCAAAAAAGGAGCCGGAACTACATTTTGGTTCGAGCTTAATAAATAG